The following coding sequences are from one Perognathus longimembris pacificus isolate PPM17 chromosome 13, ASM2315922v1, whole genome shotgun sequence window:
- the LOC125362384 gene encoding olfactory receptor 51I1-like translates to MELSNSSWFQPPALLLTGIPGLEAVQIWISIPLCIMYLIALLGNSTILFVIKTTSILHEPQYIFLCMLAATDVGLSFSTLPTVFSVFLLNRRQIEFHSCLAQMFFIHTFSSMESAILLAMAFDRFVAIRNPLQYTVVLTPSRIIGMGLAAVTRGVILMAPLPILLKRLPFCKGVILSHCYCYHPDVMKLACGRVRVNVIYGLSLVLCSFGIDSVFIVISYVLILQTVLGIASGSGRLRALNTCVSHIFTVFIFYVPLIVLALIHRFGTFTSPLLHVTMANLFLFLTPVLNPLVYSLKTKQIRSAVCKVFKEREILLN, encoded by the coding sequence atggagctTAGCAACAGTAGCTGGTTTCAGCCCCCAGCTCTTCTTCTCACTGGCATTCCAGGACTGGAAGCTGTACAAATATGGATCTCCATCCCGCTGTGCATCATGTACTTAATTGCCCTCCTAGGAAACTCTACCATCCTCTTTGTCATCAAAACCACTTCCATCCTTCATGAACCCCAGTACATCTTTCTGTGCATGCTTGCAGCTACTGATGTCGGTCTGTCTTTTTCCACTCTACCTACAGTATTCAGTGTCTTCCTCCTGAATCGCAGGCAGATTGAATTCCACTCTTGCCTGGCACAAATGTTTTTCATTCATACCTTCTCTTCCATGGAGTCAGCTATCCTGCTGGCCATGGCCTTTGACAGGTTTGTAGCTATTCGCAACCCTCTGCAGTACACGGTGGTTTTAACTCCTTCTCGGATTATTGGCATGGGGCTTGCAGCTGTGACTCGTGGTGTGATTTTGATGGCACCGTTGCCGATCCTGCTCAAGCGGCTGCCCTTCTGCAAGGGTGTCATTCTCTCTCATTGTTACTGCTACCATCCTGATGTTATGAAGCTTGCCTGTGGACGTGTCAGGGTCAACGTCATCTATGGCTTGTCTCTAGTCCTGTGTTCTTTTGGAATTGACTCTGTGTTCATTGTCATTTCATATGTCTTGATTCTGCAGACAGTGCTGGGTATCGCCTCAGGAAGTGGCAGGCTCAGGGCACTTAATACTTGTGTTTCTCACATCTTCACAGTCTTCATCTTCTATGTGCCACTCATTGTGTTAGCCCTGATTCACAGGTTTGGTACATTCACTTCTCCTCTTCTCCATGTCACTATGGCCAATCTCTTTCTCTTCTTGACTCCTGTCCTTAATCCTTTAGTTTATAGTCTTAAGACCAAACAGATAAGGTCAGCAGTGTGTAAAGTATTCAAGGAGAGGGAAATCTTGCTCAATTAG